Proteins encoded in a region of the Vicinamibacterales bacterium genome:
- a CDS encoding carboxypeptidase regulatory-like domain-containing protein, whose amino-acid sequence MKSLRQLLVVATIVAVTGSLAAAQTFTGGVRGAVKDANGVIPGVTVQLINEATGQAREAVSNESGEYNFAAVPPGLYTIKATLTGFKTYENTGVRVAAQQFITLDVTLEVGALQETITVTGAAPVIDTSNATGGGVISTEQMAALPSGGRSAFLFAVTLPTVVASGDPQFNRQQDQTNASLLSLGGGTRRGNNYLIDGVPVTDLRNRASANPTIEALDDVAVQVHNYDAETGRTGGGTFNVATRSGTNSWRGSGFYQNRPRWGMANNFFSEKAGVPLPDTYFHLGGGGFGGPILKNRTFFWVAGEGYGSNTTRNGSLRLPTAREKAGDFSQSFDSNGNLVVIYDPLTGDANGNGRTPFPGNIVPANRLNPVATKMLSYLKNPTNDVSNGQDNFFSTAEINDRAQMYTGKVDHRFSDKISLTGFYLYNKTDEPCANYLEPGLNGPNRFIDNGDYILRRRVHVLSLNNTWLPSSNTVVTLRYGITKFIDNNTLSIDFDPADLGFNSAFASAIQTKKFPVVNITDYYQLGAIDPVDINWYSWSANATASKLLGRHTLKAGADYRTIGTDTQSFSGGAGVFNFDRRYTSLNPNANGVNGASPSGNALATMLLGYPSGDPGNLSRIFVSEPANYFVRYFGGYLQDDFRVGPKLTVNGGIRLEHESGLMEEDNRFTVAFDRTLNPGGALGNVVVNGSPVRGGLVYAGQNGANTYQGNPRAVKVSPRVGVVYSINPKTVIRTGYGVYWAPWNYQGISSTNYGQTGYSQNTFMSQGQYIPTTNLTNPFPGGVTQPRGNTLGALEGVGSTGGIEFIDQDKRSPYVQQYSFDINRELPGNVAIGFEYSGATGRDLGLGGSNDGTLNINQLPVSALALGTALNDQVPNPFFGLPAGQGFAVTSPTITRAQSLRPFPQFGDIIMRQNTGGRNQYHAAIFKFEKRVSNGWGGRINYTYSRLKDNQFGETNSYSATNGNAQNAYDLDAEYTISLLDVPHKLVLSPIVELPFGEGKRWMNDGIGKYILGNWTMSSIIAFESGFPISVSNNSNGLSQAFFRVQRPNATGSDAATSGNREDRLFYPGASPGVWLDSAAFSNPGLFTLGTNPRVIDSVRTPHRNNWDFVATKDVKMGGSAKGQLRIEVLNITNTVKTVGPTTTFGSSAFGRINSQRGFMRLTQIMFRMSF is encoded by the coding sequence ATGAAGAGCCTGCGGCAACTGCTGGTCGTCGCCACGATCGTGGCGGTGACTGGAAGCCTCGCGGCAGCCCAGACGTTTACGGGCGGCGTGCGAGGGGCGGTGAAGGACGCGAATGGCGTCATCCCCGGTGTGACGGTGCAACTGATCAACGAGGCGACGGGACAGGCCCGCGAGGCGGTCTCGAACGAGTCCGGCGAATACAACTTCGCGGCCGTGCCCCCGGGCCTCTACACGATCAAGGCCACGCTCACGGGCTTCAAGACGTACGAGAACACCGGTGTCCGCGTGGCGGCCCAGCAGTTCATCACCCTCGACGTCACCCTCGAGGTCGGTGCGCTGCAGGAAACCATCACCGTCACGGGCGCCGCGCCGGTCATCGACACGTCGAACGCCACGGGCGGCGGCGTCATCAGCACCGAGCAGATGGCGGCCCTGCCGAGCGGCGGCCGCTCCGCGTTCCTCTTCGCCGTCACGCTGCCCACCGTCGTCGCCTCCGGTGACCCGCAGTTCAACCGCCAGCAGGACCAGACGAACGCGTCGCTGCTGTCGCTCGGCGGCGGCACCCGCCGCGGCAACAACTACCTGATCGACGGCGTGCCGGTGACCGACCTCCGCAACCGCGCCTCCGCCAACCCCACGATCGAGGCCCTCGACGACGTCGCCGTGCAGGTGCACAACTACGACGCCGAGACCGGCCGGACCGGCGGCGGCACGTTCAACGTGGCGACCCGCTCGGGCACGAACTCCTGGCGCGGCAGCGGCTTCTACCAGAACCGCCCGCGGTGGGGCATGGCCAACAACTTCTTCTCGGAGAAGGCGGGCGTGCCGCTGCCCGACACCTACTTCCACCTCGGCGGCGGCGGCTTCGGCGGCCCCATCCTGAAGAACCGCACCTTCTTCTGGGTGGCGGGCGAGGGCTACGGGTCGAACACGACGCGCAACGGCTCGCTCCGCCTGCCGACCGCGCGTGAGAAGGCCGGCGACTTCTCGCAGTCGTTCGACAGCAACGGCAACCTCGTGGTGATCTACGACCCGCTCACGGGCGACGCCAACGGCAACGGCCGCACGCCGTTCCCGGGGAACATCGTCCCGGCGAACCGCCTGAACCCGGTCGCGACGAAGATGCTGAGCTATCTGAAGAACCCGACCAACGACGTCTCGAACGGCCAGGACAACTTCTTCAGCACGGCCGAGATCAACGACCGCGCGCAGATGTACACGGGCAAGGTGGACCACCGTTTCAGCGACAAGATCTCGCTGACGGGCTTCTACCTCTACAACAAGACGGACGAGCCGTGCGCGAACTACCTCGAGCCCGGCCTGAACGGCCCGAACCGGTTCATCGACAACGGCGACTACATCCTGCGCCGCCGCGTCCACGTGCTGTCGCTGAACAACACCTGGCTGCCGTCGAGCAACACGGTCGTCACCCTGCGCTACGGCATCACGAAGTTCATCGACAACAACACCCTGTCGATCGACTTCGACCCCGCCGACCTGGGCTTCAACTCGGCCTTCGCCAGCGCCATCCAGACCAAGAAGTTCCCGGTCGTCAACATCACCGACTACTACCAGCTCGGCGCGATCGACCCGGTGGACATCAACTGGTACTCCTGGAGCGCCAACGCCACGGCGTCGAAGCTCCTCGGCCGCCACACGCTGAAGGCCGGCGCGGACTACCGCACCATCGGCACCGACACCCAGTCGTTCTCGGGCGGCGCCGGCGTGTTCAACTTCGACCGCCGGTACACGTCGCTGAACCCGAACGCCAACGGCGTCAACGGCGCCTCGCCCTCGGGCAACGCCCTCGCCACCATGCTCCTCGGCTACCCCTCGGGTGACCCGGGCAACCTGAGCCGCATCTTCGTCTCCGAGCCGGCCAACTACTTCGTGCGCTACTTCGGCGGCTACCTGCAGGATGACTTCCGCGTGGGTCCGAAGCTGACCGTGAACGGAGGCATCCGCCTCGAGCACGAGTCGGGACTCATGGAAGAGGACAACCGCTTCACGGTGGCCTTCGACCGCACCCTGAACCCCGGCGGCGCCCTCGGCAACGTGGTCGTCAACGGCAGCCCCGTGCGCGGCGGTCTCGTCTACGCCGGCCAGAACGGCGCCAACACCTACCAGGGCAACCCCCGCGCCGTGAAGGTCTCGCCGCGCGTCGGCGTGGTCTACTCGATCAACCCGAAGACGGTCATCCGGACCGGCTACGGCGTGTACTGGGCCCCCTGGAACTACCAGGGCATCAGCTCGACCAACTACGGCCAGACCGGCTACAGCCAGAACACGTTCATGTCGCAGGGGCAGTACATCCCCACGACGAACCTGACCAACCCGTTCCCGGGCGGCGTGACCCAACCGCGCGGCAACACGCTCGGCGCGCTCGAGGGCGTCGGCAGCACCGGCGGCATCGAGTTCATCGACCAGGACAAGCGGTCGCCCTACGTCCAGCAGTACTCGTTCGACATCAACCGCGAGCTGCCGGGCAACGTCGCGATCGGCTTCGAGTACTCGGGCGCGACCGGCCGTGACCTCGGCCTCGGCGGCTCGAACGACGGCACCCTGAACATCAACCAGCTCCCGGTCAGCGCGCTTGCGCTCGGCACGGCGCTGAACGATCAGGTGCCGAACCCGTTCTTCGGCCTGCCGGCGGGCCAGGGCTTCGCGGTGACGAGCCCGACGATCACCCGCGCGCAGAGCCTGCGGCCGTTCCCGCAGTTCGGCGACATCATCATGCGGCAGAACACGGGCGGCCGGAACCAGTACCACGCGGCCATCTTCAAGTTCGAGAAGCGCGTCAGCAACGGCTGGGGCGGCCGCATCAACTACACCTACTCGCGGCTGAAGGACAACCAGTTCGGCGAGACCAACTCCTACTCGGCGACCAACGGCAACGCGCAGAACGCGTACGACCTGGACGCGGAGTACACCATCAGCCTGCTGGACGTGCCGCACAAGCTCGTGCTGTCGCCCATCGTCGAACTGCCGTTCGGCGAGGGCAAGCGCTGGATGAACGACGGCATCGGCAAGTACATCCTCGGCAACTGGACGATGTCGTCGATCATCGCGTTCGAGAGCGGGTTCCCGATCTCGGTCTCGAACAACTCGAACGGCCTGTCGCAGGCGTTCTTCCGCGTGCAGCGTCCGAACGCCACCGGCTCCGATGCGGCCACCTCCGGCAACCGCGAGGATCGGCTGTTCTACCCGGGCGCCAGCCCAGGCGTCTGGCTCGACAGTGCCGCCTTCTCGAACCCCGGCCTGTTCACGCTCGGCACCAACCCGCGCGTGATCGATTCGGTGCGCACCCCGCACCGGAACAACTGGGACTTCGTGGCGACCAAGGACGTCAAGATGGGGGGCTCGGCCAAGGGCCAGCTGCGCATCGAGGTCCTGAACATCACCAACACGGTGAAGACGGTCGGGCCGACCACCACGTTCGGGTCGTCGGCCTTCGGCCGCATCAACTCGCAGCGCGGCTTCATGCGCCTCACGCAGATCATGTTCCGCATGAGCTTCTAG
- a CDS encoding glycosyltransferase family 87 protein produces the protein MPLPRALVRAGAAGLLLLTLVYQSKGNHDLVWGTDPGSAVDLFNRDHEQALFTGGQNPFDVSTGSQPPWGYPTGVLLTWPPWPAVRAYFALLNLGALLFLMWWAYREARGLPPDARWLVAGAVAAFGGSVTATEVGQVGIVVTALLAGALWCDERTHPLWTGALVAFALIKPTVSAPFAIALLVSGRYRASAVAAGYGVAASAATWAITGATPWRMLGQLARAAGGYASEGTFGLVEILGPLGVPDALLNPAAAVVVTVPGLILMWTVRPSLPATFAVAAVWGRLWTYHKSYDDVMLAFVLVPLAIAALRARAVGPALAAFAAMGLLAWVPGRVLAFEPVQIAQLVVWPCALAVVLVDASRRPAPAAVALH, from the coding sequence ATGCCGCTGCCGCGCGCCCTCGTGCGGGCCGGCGCCGCCGGCCTGCTGCTGCTGACCCTGGTCTATCAGTCGAAGGGCAACCACGATCTCGTGTGGGGCACGGATCCCGGGTCGGCGGTGGACCTGTTCAACCGGGACCACGAGCAGGCGCTCTTCACCGGCGGGCAGAATCCGTTCGACGTGTCCACCGGCAGCCAGCCCCCCTGGGGCTATCCGACCGGGGTCCTGCTGACGTGGCCGCCCTGGCCGGCGGTGCGCGCCTACTTCGCGCTGCTGAACCTCGGTGCTCTGCTGTTCCTCATGTGGTGGGCCTACCGCGAGGCCCGCGGCCTGCCGCCGGACGCCCGGTGGCTCGTGGCCGGGGCCGTGGCGGCGTTCGGCGGTTCGGTGACGGCCACGGAGGTGGGGCAGGTCGGCATCGTCGTGACCGCGCTGCTCGCCGGCGCCCTCTGGTGCGACGAGCGGACGCATCCGCTGTGGACGGGCGCGCTCGTGGCGTTCGCGCTCATCAAGCCCACCGTGTCGGCCCCGTTTGCCATCGCCCTGCTGGTCAGCGGCCGGTACCGCGCGAGCGCGGTCGCCGCCGGCTACGGCGTGGCGGCGAGCGCGGCCACGTGGGCCATCACCGGCGCGACGCCCTGGCGCATGCTCGGGCAACTGGCCAGGGCGGCCGGCGGCTACGCCAGCGAGGGCACCTTCGGCCTGGTCGAGATCCTGGGGCCGCTCGGTGTTCCCGACGCGCTCCTCAACCCGGCGGCGGCGGTCGTGGTCACGGTGCCGGGTCTGATCCTGATGTGGACCGTGAGGCCATCCCTGCCCGCCACCTTCGCGGTGGCCGCGGTGTGGGGCCGGCTGTGGACGTACCACAAGTCGTACGACGACGTGATGCTCGCCTTCGTCCTCGTGCCGCTGGCGATCGCGGCCCTGCGCGCGCGCGCGGTGGGGCCGGCGCTGGCGGCATTCGCGGCAATGGGGCTCCTGGCCTGGGTGCCGGGCCGCGTGCTCGCGTTCGAACCGGTCCAGATCGCGCAACTCGTCGTGTGGCCGTGCGCCCTCGCGGTCGTCCTGGTGGACGCGTCGCGCCGCCCCGCGCCCGCTGCGGTCGCCCTCCACTGA
- a CDS encoding glycosyltransferase family 2 protein, protein MPGRVFVVVPAYNEGARLDRVLAGLAPTGHAVVVVDDGSRDDTAAVARARGCYVLRHSINRGQGAALQTGITFALREGADWIVTFDADGQHQVADMPALLAPLVAGRADVALGNRFLSGTSNVPALRKIVLHVARVITFLTSGVRVGDTHNGYRALSRKAALAIDLKQDRMAHASEIYDQILRARLAFVEVPVSIRYSEETLAKGQRLSNSVSVLFQYMFGKINS, encoded by the coding sequence GTGCCTGGTCGCGTGTTCGTGGTCGTGCCGGCCTACAACGAAGGCGCGCGCCTCGATCGGGTGCTCGCCGGCCTGGCGCCGACCGGCCACGCCGTGGTGGTCGTGGACGACGGATCCCGGGACGACACGGCCGCCGTCGCGCGGGCGCGCGGATGCTACGTCCTGCGTCACAGCATCAACCGCGGCCAGGGCGCGGCGCTGCAGACGGGCATCACGTTCGCGCTCAGGGAAGGCGCCGACTGGATCGTGACCTTCGACGCCGACGGACAGCATCAGGTGGCCGACATGCCCGCGCTCCTGGCGCCGCTCGTGGCCGGCCGCGCCGACGTGGCCCTGGGCAACCGCTTCCTGAGCGGCACGTCGAACGTGCCGGCGCTGCGCAAGATCGTGCTGCACGTGGCGCGCGTCATCACCTTCCTCACTTCCGGCGTCCGCGTCGGCGACACGCACAACGGCTACCGCGCGCTCTCCCGCAAGGCGGCCCTGGCCATCGACCTCAAGCAGGACCGCATGGCGCACGCGTCCGAGATCTACGACCAGATCCTGCGCGCGCGGCTGGCGTTCGTCGAAGTGCCGGTGTCCATCCGCTACAGCGAGGAGACGCTGGCGAAGGGCCAGCGGCTGTCGAACTCCGTGAGCGTGCTCTTCCAATACATGTTCGGGAAGATCAACTCGTGA
- a CDS encoding DUF2304 domain-containing protein — protein MTVFQIVFTTVFALQALVALRRFARAHHIASLVFAALWIAAVVVVVDPELSTRAARLVGIGRGVDLVIYALLSLFLWAHYQQYLRYKRLEHQVTRLVREMAIAAAVRPGVPGAPPGASTRTGA, from the coding sequence GTGACCGTGTTCCAGATCGTCTTCACGACCGTGTTCGCGCTGCAGGCGTTGGTGGCCCTCCGCCGCTTCGCCCGCGCGCACCACATCGCGTCGCTCGTGTTCGCGGCCCTGTGGATCGCGGCCGTCGTGGTGGTGGTGGATCCCGAACTCTCGACGCGGGCCGCGCGCCTGGTGGGCATCGGCCGGGGCGTGGACCTGGTCATCTACGCGCTCCTGTCCCTGTTCCTGTGGGCGCACTACCAGCAGTACCTGCGCTACAAGCGCCTCGAGCACCAGGTGACGAGGCTCGTGCGCGAGATGGCGATCGCCGCCGCGGTCCGCCCGGGCGTCCCGGGAGCCCCGCCCGGGGCCTCGACCCGGACCGGCGCCTGA
- a CDS encoding TonB-dependent receptor, translated as MKDANGVIPGVTVQLVNEETGQAREAVSNESGEYNFAAVPPGLYTIKATLTGFKTYENTGVRVAAQQFITLDVTLEVGELQETITVTGAAPVIDTSNATGGGVISTEQMAALPSGGRSAFLFAVTLPTVVASGDPQFNRQQDQTNASLLSLGGGTRRGNNYLIDGVPVTDIRNRASANPTIEALDDVAVQVHNYDAETGRTGGGTFNVATRSGTNNWRGSVFYQNRPRWGSANNYFSEKNGVPLPNTYYHLGGGGFGGPILRNRTFFWVAGEGYGSNSTRGNNLRLPTAREKTGDFSQTTDANGNLVVIYDPLTGDANGNGRTPFPGNIIPANRINPVSRAILSYLKDPTTDVSNGLSNFPATAEIIDRAQMYTGKLDHRFSDKVSLSGFYLYNKTDEPCANYLEPGLNGPNRFIDSGDYILRRRVHVLALNNTWLPSSNTVVTLRYGLTQFHDDDTLSIDFDPATLGFNSAFSNAIQTKKFPNILFDDYYDLGAIDPSNRNLYSWSANATASKLLGRHTVKAGVDYRTIGIDTQSFSGGAGNFNFDSRYTSANPNTNGVRGANPSGNDLASMLLGYPSGDPGNLSRILVSEPANYFTRYYGAYLQDDFRVGPKLTINGGIRVEHEDGLREEENRFTVAFDRTLDPGGVLGSTIVNGNPVRGGLVYAGVNGAPTQQGDQPALKVSPRLGLVYSINPKTVVRTGYGVYYAPWNYQFVGATNYGQVGYSQDTFMTQGQYFPTTTLTNPFPGGVTQPRGNSLGALEGVGNPGGIEFIDQDKKAPYVQQYSFDINRELPGNIAVGFEYSGATGRNLGLGGSNDGVLNINQLDPSYLSLGSALNDRVPNPFFGNPAGQGFAVTSPTIARAQLLRPFPQFGNILMRQNTGGRNQYHAAIFKFEKRISNGWGGRINYTWSRLKDNQFGETNAYSDTNGNAQNAYDLDAEYAISLLDVPHKLVISPVVELPFGEGKRWATDGFAKHVLGGWTLSSIVAFESGFPISVSNNSNNLSSAFFRVQRPNLVGDPETSGSREDRFFFNGNPGVWLDSAAFANPGSFVLGTAPRTLDNARTPHRNNWDFVASKDVHLGGNARGQLRIEVLNVTNTVKTRGPNSVFGSSSFGRVTSQRGFMRLTQIMFRMSF; from the coding sequence GTGAAGGACGCGAACGGCGTCATCCCCGGCGTGACCGTACAGTTGGTCAACGAGGAAACGGGACAGGCCCGCGAAGCGGTCTCGAACGAGTCGGGCGAGTACAACTTCGCGGCCGTGCCGCCGGGCCTGTACACGATCAAGGCGACGCTGACCGGCTTCAAGACCTACGAGAACACCGGCGTCCGCGTGGCGGCGCAGCAGTTCATCACGCTCGATGTCACCCTCGAGGTCGGTGAACTGCAGGAGACAATCACCGTCACCGGGGCCGCGCCCGTCATCGACACGTCGAATGCGACGGGCGGCGGCGTCATCAGCACCGAGCAGATGGCGGCCCTGCCGAGCGGCGGGCGGTCGGCGTTCCTCTTCGCCGTGACGCTGCCGACGGTCGTCGCGTCGGGCGACCCGCAGTTCAACCGCCAGCAGGACCAGACCAACGCGTCGCTGCTGTCGCTCGGCGGCGGCACCCGCCGCGGCAACAACTACCTGATCGATGGCGTGCCGGTGACCGACATCCGGAACCGCGCCTCCGCCAACCCCACGATCGAGGCGCTCGACGACGTCGCCGTGCAGGTGCACAACTACGACGCCGAGACCGGCCGCACCGGCGGCGGTACCTTCAACGTGGCGACCCGCTCGGGCACGAACAACTGGCGCGGCAGCGTCTTCTACCAGAACCGTCCCCGCTGGGGCTCGGCCAACAACTACTTCTCCGAGAAGAACGGCGTGCCCCTGCCGAACACCTACTACCACCTCGGTGGCGGCGGCTTCGGCGGCCCCATCCTGAGGAACCGCACCTTCTTCTGGGTGGCGGGCGAGGGCTACGGGTCGAACTCGACGCGTGGCAACAACCTGCGGCTGCCGACGGCCCGTGAGAAGACCGGCGACTTCTCGCAGACGACCGACGCCAACGGCAACCTCGTCGTCATCTACGACCCGCTCACGGGCGACGCCAACGGCAACGGCCGCACGCCGTTCCCGGGCAACATCATCCCGGCCAACCGCATCAACCCCGTCTCGCGGGCGATCCTGAGCTACCTCAAGGACCCCACGACCGACGTCAGCAACGGCCTGTCGAACTTTCCGGCCACGGCCGAGATCATCGACCGCGCGCAGATGTACACCGGCAAGCTCGATCATCGCTTCAGCGACAAGGTCTCGCTGTCGGGCTTCTACCTGTACAACAAGACGGACGAGCCTTGCGCGAACTACCTCGAGCCCGGCCTGAACGGACCCAACCGGTTCATCGACAGCGGCGACTACATCCTGCGCCGGCGCGTCCACGTCCTGGCGCTGAACAACACCTGGCTGCCGTCGAGCAACACGGTCGTCACCCTGCGGTACGGCCTGACGCAGTTCCACGACGACGACACGCTCTCGATCGACTTCGATCCGGCGACGCTGGGCTTCAACAGCGCCTTCAGCAACGCCATCCAGACGAAGAAGTTCCCGAACATCCTGTTCGACGACTACTACGACCTGGGCGCGATCGACCCGTCCAATCGCAACCTCTACTCGTGGAGCGCCAACGCCACGGCGTCGAAGCTGCTCGGCCGCCACACCGTCAAGGCCGGTGTGGACTACCGCACCATCGGCATCGACACCCAGTCGTTCTCGGGCGGCGCCGGCAACTTCAACTTCGACAGCCGCTACACCTCGGCCAACCCGAACACCAACGGCGTGCGCGGCGCCAACCCGTCGGGCAACGACCTGGCGAGCATGCTGCTCGGCTATCCGTCGGGCGACCCGGGCAACCTGAGCCGCATCCTCGTCTCGGAGCCCGCGAACTACTTCACCCGCTACTACGGCGCCTACCTCCAGGACGACTTCCGCGTCGGTCCGAAGCTGACCATCAACGGCGGCATCCGGGTCGAGCACGAAGACGGGCTGCGTGAGGAGGAGAACCGCTTCACGGTGGCCTTCGACCGCACGCTCGACCCCGGCGGCGTCCTGGGCAGCACGATCGTGAATGGCAACCCCGTCCGCGGCGGCCTGGTCTACGCCGGCGTGAATGGCGCGCCGACCCAGCAGGGCGACCAGCCGGCGCTGAAGGTGTCGCCTCGCCTCGGCCTGGTCTACTCGATCAATCCGAAGACCGTCGTCCGCACCGGCTACGGCGTGTACTACGCGCCCTGGAACTACCAGTTCGTGGGCGCGACCAACTACGGCCAGGTCGGGTACAGCCAGGACACGTTCATGACCCAGGGGCAGTACTTCCCGACCACGACCCTGACCAACCCGTTCCCTGGCGGCGTCACCCAGCCCCGCGGCAACTCGCTCGGCGCGCTCGAAGGCGTGGGCAACCCCGGCGGCATCGAGTTCATCGATCAGGACAAGAAGGCCCCGTACGTCCAGCAGTACTCGTTCGACATCAACCGCGAGCTGCCGGGCAACATCGCGGTCGGGTTCGAGTACTCGGGCGCGACGGGCCGGAACCTGGGCCTCGGCGGCTCGAACGACGGCGTGCTGAACATCAACCAGCTCGATCCGAGCTACCTCTCGCTCGGGTCGGCCCTGAACGACCGCGTGCCCAACCCCTTCTTCGGCAATCCCGCGGGGCAGGGCTTCGCGGTGACGAGCCCGACCATCGCGCGCGCGCAGCTGCTGCGGCCGTTCCCCCAGTTCGGCAACATCCTGATGCGCCAGAACACGGGCGGCAGGAACCAGTACCACGCGGCGATCTTCAAGTTCGAGAAGCGCATCAGCAACGGCTGGGGCGGGCGCATCAACTACACCTGGAGCCGTCTCAAGGACAACCAGTTCGGCGAGACCAACGCCTACTCCGACACCAACGGCAACGCCCAGAACGCGTATGACCTGGATGCCGAGTACGCCATCAGCCTGCTGGACGTGCCGCACAAGCTGGTGATCTCGCCGGTGGTCGAGCTGCCGTTCGGCGAAGGGAAGCGGTGGGCCACGGATGGCTTCGCCAAGCACGTGCTGGGCGGCTGGACGCTGTCGTCGATCGTCGCCTTCGAGAGCGGGTTCCCGATCTCGGTGTCGAACAACTCGAACAACCTCTCGAGCGCGTTCTTCCGGGTGCAGCGTCCGAATCTCGTCGGGGATCCCGAGACGTCCGGCAGCCGTGAGGATCGGTTCTTCTTCAACGGCAACCCCGGCGTGTGGCTCGACAGCGCGGCGTTCGCGAACCCGGGCTCGTTCGTGCTGGGCACCGCCCCGCGGACGTTGGACAACGCCCGGACCCCGCACCGCAACAACTGGGACTTCGTCGCCAGCAAGGACGTGCACCTGGGTGGCAACGCCCGTGGGCAGTTGCGGATCGAGGTGCTGAACGTGACCAACACGGTGAAGACGCGCGGACCGAACTCGGTGTTCGGCTCCTCGTCCTTCGGCCGCGTCACCTCCCAGCGGGGCTTCATGCGCCTGACGCAGATCATGTTCCGCATGTCGTTCTAG
- the ilvD gene encoding dihydroxy-acid dehydratase — MPSRRSRPTPAASAARSRRHSSAVVDGAARAAGRAMLHAVGFTRADFARPQIGVCSTWSQVTPCNIHIDGLARQAAAGVEGAGAKGVIFNTITVSDGISMGTEGMKYSLVSREVIADSIETVAGAEGFDGLVAIGGCDKNMPACAMAIARLDRPAVFVYGGTIMPGSWRGQPVDIVSVFEAVGRHAAGAMSDADLADLEQHACPGAGSCGGMYTANTMASAIEALGLSLPNSSAQAAISPEKQDDCRRAGEAAARLVADGLTPRRILSRKAFENAITVVIALGGSTNAVLHLLAIASAAGVRLTLDDFTRIGRRVPVLADLKPSGRYVMAELVRIGGLTPLMKRLLDAGLLHGDCLTVTGRTVAENLAGVADYPAGQAVVAGLDAPLKRDSHLVVLRGNLAPDGAVAKISGKEGERFTGRALVFDREEEALAAILDGRVKAGHVVVIRYEGPRGGPGMREMLSPTSALVGRGLAGAVALITDGRFSGGSHGFVVGHVTPEAAAGGPLALVRNGDTITIDARRRTIDLAVPARVLASRRKTWKAPRPRYTRGALAKYARLVGSASAGAVTDVEAAGTPRPRRARG; from the coding sequence ATGCCGTCGCGCCGTTCGCGGCCCACGCCCGCCGCCTCCGCTGCCCGCTCACGCCGCCATTCGTCCGCCGTCGTCGACGGCGCCGCCCGGGCCGCCGGGCGGGCGATGCTGCACGCCGTCGGCTTCACGCGGGCCGACTTCGCCCGTCCGCAGATCGGCGTCTGCTCGACGTGGAGCCAGGTGACGCCCTGCAACATCCACATCGACGGCCTCGCGAGGCAGGCTGCCGCGGGCGTCGAAGGCGCCGGCGCCAAGGGCGTGATCTTCAACACCATCACCGTGTCCGACGGCATCTCGATGGGTACCGAGGGCATGAAGTACTCGCTCGTGTCGCGCGAGGTGATCGCCGACTCGATCGAGACGGTGGCGGGCGCCGAGGGCTTCGACGGGCTGGTCGCCATCGGGGGCTGCGACAAAAACATGCCGGCGTGCGCGATGGCCATCGCCCGTCTCGATCGCCCCGCGGTGTTCGTGTACGGCGGCACGATCATGCCGGGCTCCTGGCGCGGCCAGCCGGTGGACATCGTGTCCGTGTTCGAGGCGGTCGGCCGCCACGCCGCCGGCGCGATGAGCGACGCCGACCTGGCCGACCTCGAGCAGCACGCGTGTCCCGGCGCCGGGTCGTGCGGCGGGATGTACACGGCCAACACCATGGCGTCGGCGATCGAGGCGCTGGGGTTGAGCCTGCCCAACAGCTCGGCCCAGGCCGCGATCTCGCCCGAGAAGCAGGACGACTGCCGTCGCGCCGGCGAGGCGGCGGCCCGGCTCGTGGCCGACGGGCTGACGCCCCGACGCATCCTCAGCCGCAAGGCGTTCGAGAACGCCATCACCGTCGTCATCGCGCTCGGCGGGTCGACCAACGCCGTGCTGCACCTGCTGGCCATCGCGTCGGCCGCGGGCGTGCGGCTCACGCTGGACGACTTCACCCGCATCGGCCGCCGCGTGCCCGTCCTGGCCGACCTGAAGCCGAGCGGCCGCTACGTGATGGCGGAGCTCGTCCGGATCGGCGGGCTCACGCCGCTCATGAAGCGGCTCCTGGACGCCGGCCTGCTGCACGGCGACTGCCTCACGGTCACCGGCCGCACGGTGGCCGAGAACCTCGCCGGCGTGGCCGACTACCCCGCGGGGCAGGCCGTCGTGGCCGGCCTCGACGCGCCGCTCAAGCGCGACAGCCATCTCGTCGTGCTCCGCGGCAACCTGGCGCCCGACGGCGCGGTGGCCAAGATCAGCGGCAAGGAAGGCGAGCGCTTCACGGGGCGCGCCCTCGTCTTCGACCGCGAAGAGGAGGCCCTGGCGGCCATCCTCGACGGGCGGGTCAAGGCCGGGCACGTGGTGGTGATCCGGTACGAGGGGCCGCGGGGCGGACCGGGGATGCGGGAGATGCTGTCGCCGACGAGCGCCCTGGTCGGCCGCGGCCTGGCGGGTGCGGTGGCGCTCATCACGGATGGGCGCTTCTCCGGCGGGAGCCACGGCTTCGTCGTGGGGCACGTCACACCGGAGGCGGCCGCCGGCGGTCCGCTCGCGCTCGTGCGCAACGGCGACACCATCACGATCGACGCGCGCCGCCGGACGATCGACCTCGCGGTGCCGGCCCGCGTGCTGGCGTCCCGCCGCAAGACCTGGAAGGCGCCGCGGCCCAGGTACACCCGCGGCGCGCTGGCGAAGTACGCGCGCCTGGTGGGGTCGGCCAGCGCGGGCGCGGTGACCGACGTCGAGGCGGCCGGGACGCCGCGGCCGCGCCGCGCGCGGGGCTGA